The nucleotide sequence ATTTTAATCCGGCAGGCAGATTGATAAACTTAAGTTCCTCACAGTCCGAAAAAACACCGTTCTCGATTTTCTCCAGCCCCTCCGGCAATACCGCCGATTCCAAAGCCTTAGAATAGTAGCCCAGCACGCCGTTTTTCAATTCTTTAAGCTGAGAAGGAAATTTAACACTCTTCGCACGGCCAAGCGATTTTTCGGAATTGTCAATTTCTATCTTTGTAACCGGAACCCCAAACAACGTCTCGGGCACCACAACATTTTCCGCATTGCCCAGATATCCTGTAATGGTTACCTCATCATCCAGCAATTGAAATTCCCAGTCTCCTTCTGTCAACGCAAAGGCAGGTACGCAAAGACATGCCACTACAATTGCCAGCATCAAACCAAACAAAATTTTTCTTTTCATTCTTTTCACTCCTTCAAACATGATATTTTATTTTACCACAAAACCTTCTCTTTGACAACTCTTTTTTTCTCAAATTAAAAGCGACAAAAAAATTCCCGAAACTATTTTTGTTTCGGGAATTGAAATTATAAAATTTGTGTCATCAGATTGATGATGTCGGCAAAGGTTGTGGTAAAGGTGTAATTGATGATTAAGCAATCATCCACATTGTATTCTGCCACAAGGTCTGTAACCTTGCCGAAATAATTTCTCGGGTCAACCGCAATCACCGTTTCATAATCCTGCGTCAAAAGCGGAATCAATGCGTTTGCATAGGAATCCTTAATCACAAGTAAAGTTTTGCCATTTTTATTATTGGTCACAATCTTAGAGAACGGATGGTCACCGCACATAAAGATTTTAGCGTATTTTGGCATTTCTGTGGACATGGGTACGTTATAAATAACCCCTTTATAATCCACATACTGATTGTTTTCAAAAGCAGTTGCTAAAATCTCGTAATTTTTACCGAAATCCAGCCATTCCACCTTGTCTGCATACTTCTTTAAGGACAAGTCATTTACCTGGTCATAAAGTGTGCCCAAAAATCCGTCGGCAGATTGTACATTATACTCAGAAAGCTCGGTGTTCTTGCCAAGCGCTTCCTTTACATACGCCTGATACGCATAAAATGCGCCTAAAGCCGTCCAGTGGTGGTCGGTACGGAAGAACACATATTCATCCTCATGTTTTTCCAATGCACCGTACGCATCAATCGGTGTAATACGGTCGTGCATATTCTCATACACAAAATCAATGGTATCTTTTTGACTATCCGCCAAACCCTCGCTGTTGTTAAATTCAATCTGCGTCGGTGCAAGCAAGCTGAAAATGCGCACCGATTCGGGCAGGCGTTCTGCATAGCCGTTCAGCATTGCCACATACGCATCCCGGGTCGCGTTGTCTGCTTTATACACTTCCATAATGCGACCGCCCTGAATCCAAAGCGAGCCTTCGCCTGCAGTGCCCACACCCAAATCCTTTTTGGTAGAAACCACTTTACCGCTTTCGGTGGTCACGCCCTTAAAAGCGCTGATGGTTGCAGAAGCATCCATAAAATGAGAACGGAAGCCTACATTATCTGCCAGATAATCTTCAAAATCCTTTGAAAAGCTCCCCGAAAGCACCGTTTCCTTTGAAAAGGTCGGCATGGGTGTCAGCTCTCTGTTTTCCCGCTTTAACGCTTCTTCATCCTTAGGTGCCAGCACCCCGATATAGAAAAACGCAATCAAAAGGACGATGAATACGAAAACTGTGCCGTAATTTACTTTTTCTTTCATATGCATCCTCCTTTAAAATCTGAAATATAAGAACGGGTTATAGGTCTGTCCCACAAGTAAGGTAAAGGCAGTCAGCATAATCGCCGCAACCCATACGGGACAGAGTACTCTGTAAAGAGCAGGAAGCTTTTCCTTAAGCTTTTCACAAAACAGCTTAAAGGCAGGTGTTGCACACACAACCAACAAAATAAGCAGGAAAATATTACCCATAAACGCGCTTTTAAACGAAAGGTCAATCCACACACCCGTACCGCCAAAGGCAGTTACAAAGAACTGCTTGAGCCTGGACATATCCACAAAATAGAACAGCGCCCAACCAAACAAAACCAAAACATTGCTGTAAATCCAGCCCAAAACTTTCGGCAATTTTAAAAGTGCACCCTTGAAAAATTTCTTTTCAATCAGCAGGAGCATACCATAGTATAAGCCCCACAGGATAAAGTTCCAGCTTGCACCGTGCCAGAAGCCGGTTAAAAACCACACAATCAGAATGTTTCTTATGTGATGCTTGCGGTTACCGCCTAAGGGAATATACACATAATCCCTGAAAAATGTACCCAAAGAAATGTGCCATCTGCGCCAGAACTCGGTCACATTTTTGGAGATGTACGGATAATTAAAGTTTTCTAAGAATTTAAAGCCGAACATACGTCCTAAACCGATTGCCATATCCGAATAACCGGAAAAGTCATAATAAATCTGGAACGCGTACATCAAAAGGCCGAGCCACGCACCAAGAGCCGAAACGCCCGTTAAATCCTTTTCTAAGAAGCTTGCCACCACCTGACCTGCGCTGTTGGCTAAAATGACCTTCTTGAAAAGCCCTTGCGCAAACCGCATAACACCCTCTTCAAAGTCCTTGACGGTGATTCTGCGGTTGTCCATCTGGTACTGAATGTCTACATAACGAACAATCGGGCCTGCCACCAACTGCGGGAACATGGAAACATAAACCATGAACTTCAGCAGGGATTTCTGCACCTTTGCCTGACCGCGGTACATGTCAATAGAATAGGACATGGTCTGGAAGGTATAAAAGGAAATGCCAAGCGGCAATGCAAAGCCTTTAAAGGGAATGTTGGTGCCGAAAAGCATGTTCACATTGTCGATAAAGAATCCGCTGTATTTAAACACACCCAAAAGACCCAGGTTGACAATCAGCGAACAAAGCAACGCAATTTTCGCCTTGCCCGTTCCGAAATGCTTATGAATAACTCTGCCCACCACATAATCCACCAGTGAGCTGAAAATCAGTGCCAGTACATAAATGGGCTCACCCCAGGCATAAAAGAACAGGGATG is from Clostridia bacterium and encodes:
- a CDS encoding MBOAT family protein; protein product: MIFSSLLFMCIFLPVVLLLYFANKNNTYRNVVLIIASLFFYAWGEPIYVLALIFSSLVDYVVGRVIHKHFGTGKAKIALLCSLIVNLGLLGVFKYSGFFIDNVNMLFGTNIPFKGFALPLGISFYTFQTMSYSIDMYRGQAKVQKSLLKFMVYVSMFPQLVAGPIVRYVDIQYQMDNRRITVKDFEEGVMRFAQGLFKKVILANSAGQVVASFLEKDLTGVSALGAWLGLLMYAFQIYYDFSGYSDMAIGLGRMFGFKFLENFNYPYISKNVTEFWRRWHISLGTFFRDYVYIPLGGNRKHHIRNILIVWFLTGFWHGASWNFILWGLYYGMLLLIEKKFFKGALLKLPKVLGWIYSNVLVLFGWALFYFVDMSRLKQFFVTAFGGTGVWIDLSFKSAFMGNIFLLILLVVCATPAFKLFCEKLKEKLPALYRVLCPVWVAAIMLTAFTLLVGQTYNPFLYFRF